In the genome of Bacillus thuringiensis, the window ATTCCTTGTGTACGGTAATATCCACTTAGGTCCATTTTTGTAATAGCCTTTGCATGTTCCTTTGCTTCTTGCAAAGAAAGACTATCCATCTGATAAAGGGCTTTATATAAAAGATACCAACTATGAAAACTACTAACGAAAAACTTATTTTCTTTCGTTACAGGTAGTTGAACAATTCGTTCTATATACGGTATCGCTCTTTCCATTCCCTCTTGATCTGCACGAGCAAAAAAGACGAGCATAAGTCTACTCATTATCTCTCTTATCCCTTTATTCTCTTTTATTTTCTCCTCACTCAATTCTACTAATCTTTCATCCCAATCTTTCGGTCTTTTATAACTAAATAACTCACTCGATATTTGAATCTCATATAAGTGATTTCTAGCTCTTTCATCATCTTTAATTAAAATAAGAAATTGCATCCCATCACTCATAAGCATTCCTTTTATCGGCACAATTGTAACCGCAAAGATTGCAAAATGGAAAAAGGAAAAATATAAAAGATATTGATAATAACTCACCATGTATATGTAACCGGAAGTAATACCAAATAGTAAACTCGTAATCGGTCCACCTAAAGTGAGCCACGCCCACTTTTTCGAAAGATTCGGTGTCTCTATAGAAGGTGGTACTAGTGTTGCAACGCCTCCAAAGTACGCCCATAATTTATTTTCTCGAATGCGTAATTTCCCCTTTTCTTTTTGAATAGTAATAGGTCCTACTGTCATAAATTTAAATGTCAAACCACCTATTACACCAAATACTACATGTCCTAGCTCATGAATGGCTAACACTAACAATGAAATTCCAACTATTGCCCATAGGTTCAAAATTACTTCTAATTTCTCAGTTCGAATTACTACGTATAAAATGGACAAAACTAACGCCGCCGTCATGGAACCAGCTGGCCTTCTTAAAATATCCACCTTTTTCTCCCCTTAATAAATCATTTTTCTCTGCATTTCGTACATGAATTTTCCGAGATGCAATATCCAAATAAATGAGATTAAACCAATTAACACAAAATCGATATCACTAGCCGCTGTATATATAACGGCCGCCCACCATACATATGCCAATATTGTATTCGTAAATTCATACGCTTTATATCCAGCCTCATGCACAATGTGCTTTAATCCTTCATCTGCGTTTTTCGTCCACATTTTCATAGATTCCATATACGTTACACCTTGTTCAGGATATAGCTTGTTATAACGATTTTTTGTTATGAGTCCGATAATTACTACAGTAGTTAAACAAAGAATAGAAACTACTAAATTCCACACCGCAAATGAAACATTTGTATCCTGCAACAATGCACGTCTACATGTAATAACTGCATATACAAACCATGCCTGCGTAACTATATCACCTACACGTAAATATATACTTATAATGCCTAATTTCCTACCTTGTACGCTCTCTTCTTCATCGCGTGCCTCTGCTAACATACGTGTATTCTTCCAAGTATAGTACATCATTAAGATTCCAAAAATAGTACATATACCTATAAATGTATTAGATGATAATTTTCTCGGTTCATCCGAGAGTAAATTTAAAGCTATATAAGACGTTAAAAAGCCACCCATCATACTTACTGCTATTTTCCCCACAGAATCAAATTGTTTTTTTCGCTTACTCTTCATCGTCCTCTTCCCCCTCTACTAACGTAAATATTTCCTCCACTGGTACATTGAAAATTTGTGCGATTTTTAACGACAATACAATAGATGGTGCATAATCCCCACGCTCAATTAAACTAATCGTTTGCCGTGATGATCCAATCACTTTTCCTAAATCCCCTTGTGATAAACGATGCTTTGCTCGCAATTCCCTCACTCGATTTTGAAGCTTCATGTCTTCCCTCTTTTTCATTTATTTAATTAAAATTGTAAATAATATCCTTATACTTGTCAATTATAATTGTCATTTTGACGTTAATAATTGACAATTATAAAGATGTATTATGTTGGAAATAACCTATATAATGAATGTGAAATATTAAACAAAGGAAGTGACATATGAATAAAATATCTACTTTTCCCTATATTCTTACTAAGCTTACAGCGACTTTCTTGTTATTATTACTTATTAGTATGCTTCTCTTAACAACTAATCAACAGACATTATATAGTTTCTTAGCTGGATTACGAGAACTACTATATGTTCCCTTCGTTCCTATTCTTGCGGCATATGCAATTTTTTGTTCTATTTGCATCGATAAATTGAAATTAAAAACACATACAAGACTGAAGACATTATGCCTTTATATTTTTTGCGGCTATTTATTTTCTCTTCCATTCCTAATATTTAAAGAAGCTAGTCTAATACAGTTCTTGTTTCTCGGATCAATTGGCGCATTGTGTTCTCTTTTTTTCTACCTATGTACAGTTATAGCAACAAAATTTAAGTGGATACAATATGTCGTGCCAGGCATTATGCTTATTATATTTATCACAATCAACTTTATCGATTTAGAAAAGGTTGGAACATCAAAAGAACAATGGATCGAAACAAAAACAGAAAACTCTTTCGAAGCATCTTTTCAACATTTTAGCGGTGAACATAGAGTCCCCATTGAGCTAAGACGAGGTGACATATTAGAATTTACCATTGAATCACGAGCTGAAAATCCGGATGGCTACATGGAAGAAGTAAAAATGGCCAGTGAGTTTCAAGAGGAAGAAAATTATTTAGCCCCAACTGGCCCTAATACATATCATTTCGCAGCAATTAAGACAGGAACTTATTACATTATAGTTAGCGGAAATCAGCTAAAAGGAAAGTTAAAAATAAATTGGAACATAAAATAAAAAAGGCAGTGCTTTTGCACTGCCTTCCTAAATTCTGACATAGAATGGATTTCATATTAGCTTGCGTTTTGTAGTAATACTCGTTTTAACTGCTTACGGAAACGAATACCTAACGTAACCGCTACAATCACAATAACTCCAAAAATGATTTTACCGATATGACCTTCTAGCACTCCAAAGATATCATGTAAGTTTCCACCTAACCAGTAACCACCGATTAAGAAGAATGATACCCAAAATAGAGCGCCTGAATAAATTGTAATGGCAAAACGACGGAATGGTAAATTAATAATTCCTGCAAAGTATCCTGTGAAATGACGTACACCAGGAATAAAGAAACCAATAAAAATTAAGAAGTACCCATACTTATCAAACCACATTCTCGTTAAGTCAATTTTTCTTTGTGTTAAAAATACGTATTTCCCATACTTTTGAATGAAAGGCATACCTAATTTATTTCCTAAAAAGTATTGAATCGTCATTCCTACACTTGTCCCAATAAAGGATAGAATAATTAAAATCGGTAAACTTAAATCACCCTTATGTGCTAAAAATCCCGCATATGCTAACGTTGGCTCTCCCGGAAACGGAAGTGCAATATATTCTAACAGCAAACCTACAAGTACAACATAGTACCCGTATTGCTGAAATAATTCATGAATCCATTCCATGTCATCTCTCCTTTCAATCACGTACAACTTCTTACTATTATTGTATAAAAAAATTGTCGAAATAACTATCACAATAGCTTACATTTTTATTACATTTTTGTAAGGGTCACACTAATGATTTCCGTTCTTTATTAAGTAGCTAAAAGCATTTTTTAAGTCGAAATAACAAAAAGACGCAATAATAATATGCAAATTTTATCCATTTTTTAACACTGAAAAACCTTTCTTATTTTGTTCTCAATAAAAAACCACCACAAACTCATGCTAACTTCATATTAGCTTCATATACGTATTGTAAGATTATATCGGAATTTGTTGAAAAATTTAACTAATATATGACTAAGCATTAATTTGAATAAATATAAGTCGTTTTTCGAAATTGAAAAAAGGGTGAATACGAAATGGAAGCATATAAAATGCACGATTTTATTAATACAAATGTTGAATCTCATCAAAATGAAACCGTTTTTAATTTACACATATGTGAAACAAGTGAATTTGACGTAAGTTTAACAAAATCTACAACACTATCTTTTATCGTTTCAAAAAAGAATATTAAAATTGTCACGAAAAAATGGACTAACTCAAACCAAGAAAGCATGATTGGCAAAAGCTACATCATTCCAACGAAAGCTTTTCACTATTTCTTACCAATTATTTCTGAAAATGAAGATGAGCTAAATATTCAAGTTCAAAGTTTTGGACTACGTGGTGAGCTTTTATTAAACGAAAGATTACTTATTGATAAAAACAACAAACACAACAGCAAAATCACTACATTCTTTGAAACATTAGATGAAAATGTAAATAAAGCATTACGAGGATTACAACTTCATTGTATGTAAGACTATTACGATAGTAAAAGGAGAATAACAATGAAAAAATTATTATTAAGCGCACTATTATCATTAGGATTTTTAACTCTTC includes:
- a CDS encoding DedA family protein, with the protein product MEWIHELFQQYGYYVVLVGLLLEYIALPFPGEPTLAYAGFLAHKGDLSLPILIILSFIGTSVGMTIQYFLGNKLGMPFIQKYGKYVFLTQRKIDLTRMWFDKYGYFLIFIGFFIPGVRHFTGYFAGIINLPFRRFAITIYSGALFWVSFFLIGGYWLGGNLHDIFGVLEGHIGKIIFGVIVIVAVTLGIRFRKQLKRVLLQNAS
- a CDS encoding helix-turn-helix transcriptional regulator, which gives rise to MKLQNRVRELRAKHRLSQGDLGKVIGSSRQTISLIERGDYAPSIVLSLKIAQIFNVPVEEIFTLVEGEEDDEE
- a CDS encoding DUF3978 family protein, whose product is MEAYKMHDFINTNVESHQNETVFNLHICETSEFDVSLTKSTTLSFIVSKKNIKIVTKKWTNSNQESMIGKSYIIPTKAFHYFLPIISENEDELNIQVQSFGLRGELLLNERLLIDKNNKHNSKITTFFETLDENVNKALRGLQLHCM
- a CDS encoding cytochrome c oxidase subunit II, with product MTAALVLSILYVVIRTEKLEVILNLWAIVGISLLVLAIHELGHVVFGVIGGLTFKFMTVGPITIQKEKGKLRIRENKLWAYFGGVATLVPPSIETPNLSKKWAWLTLGGPITSLLFGITSGYIYMVSYYQYLLYFSFFHFAIFAVTIVPIKGMLMSDGMQFLILIKDDERARNHLYEIQISSELFSYKRPKDWDERLVELSEEKIKENKGIREIMSRLMLVFFARADQEGMERAIPYIERIVQLPVTKENKFFVSSFHSWYLLYKALYQMDSLSLQEAKEHAKAITKMDLSGYYRTQGIIKYVEGNMEASRTYMKKADQELKSAEKSEMGYLQLEREWFKQLKERVSYDG
- a CDS encoding DUF3169 family protein, with the translated sequence MKSKRKKQFDSVGKIAVSMMGGFLTSYIALNLLSDEPRKLSSNTFIGICTIFGILMMYYTWKNTRMLAEARDEEESVQGRKLGIISIYLRVGDIVTQAWFVYAVITCRRALLQDTNVSFAVWNLVVSILCLTTVVIIGLITKNRYNKLYPEQGVTYMESMKMWTKNADEGLKHIVHEAGYKAYEFTNTILAYVWWAAVIYTAASDIDFVLIGLISFIWILHLGKFMYEMQRKMIY